The following are encoded in a window of Physeter macrocephalus isolate SW-GA chromosome 9, ASM283717v5, whole genome shotgun sequence genomic DNA:
- the LOC102987988 gene encoding LOW QUALITY PROTEIN: isochorismatase domain-containing protein 1-like (The sequence of the model RefSeq protein was modified relative to this genomic sequence to represent the inferred CDS: deleted 1 base in 1 codon) yields the protein MAAAEPAVPVLPSGGGAGAPSGTVPVLFCFSVFARPSVVPHGAGYELLIQKFLSLYGDQIDMHRKFVVQLFAEEWGQYVDLPKGFAVSERCKVRLVPLQIQLTTLGNLTPSSTVFFCCDMQERFRPAIKYFGDIISVGQRLLQGARILGIPVIVTEQYPKGLGSTVQEIDLTGVKLVLPKTKFSMVLPEVEAALAEIPGVRSVVLFGVETHVCIQQTALELVGRGIEVHIVADATSSRSIMDRMFALERLARTGIIVTTSEAVLLQLLADKDHPKFMEIQNLIKASAPESGLLSKV from the exons ATGGCGGCGGCGGAGCCCGCGGTCCCGGTGCTCCCCAGCGGCGGTGGCGCGGGGGCGCCGTCGGGCACGGTCCCCGTT CTCTTCTGCTTCTCGGTCTTCGCGCGGCCCTCAGTCGTACCGCACGGCGCGGGCTACGAGCTGCTCATCCAGAAGTTCCTCAGTCTGTACGGCGACCAGATCGACATGCACCGCAAATTCGTGGTGCAGCTCTTCGCGGAGGAGTGGGGCCAGTACGTGGACCTGCCCAAGGGCTTCGCGGTGAGCGAGCGCTGCAAGGTGCGCCTCGTGCCGCTGCAGATCCAGCTCACTACCCTGGGAAATCTTACACCTTCAAGCACTGTGTTTTTCTGCTGTGATATGCAGGAAAGGTTCAGACCAGCCATCAAGTATTTTGGAGATATTATTAGTGTGGGACAGAGATTG ttacAAGGGGCCCGGATTTTAGGAATTCCAGTTATTGTAACAGAACAGTACCCTAAAGGTCTTGGAAGCACTGTTCAAGAAATTGATTTAACGGGTGTAAAACTGGTACTTCCAAAGACCAAGTTTTCAATGGTATTACCAGAAGTAGAAGCAGCATTAGCAGAGATTCCTGGAGTCAGGAGTGTTGTGTTATTTGGAGTAGAAACCCATGTGTGCATCCAACAGACAGCTCTGGAGCTCGTTGGCAGAGGTATCGAGGTTCATATTGTCGCTGATGCCACGTCGTCGAGAAGCATCATGGACAGGATGTTTGCTCTTGAGCGTCTGGCTCGAACTGGGATCATAGTGACTACAAGTGAAGCTGTTCTGCTACAGCTGTTGGCTGATAAAGACCATCCAAAATTCATGGAAATTCAGAATCTAATTAAGGCGAGTGCTCCAGAGTCGGGTCTGCTTTCCAAAGTATAA